The window ACGATATTGTTCTTTCGTTATCTCAATATTTGACTTGCTCCGTCATGTAAGCACGTGAATATTTTGTTAACTCATATCTTCTTTCTTGAGACAAACATAGATTGAACTTACATGGAAATCCAAAGGTAAGGACAACTTGCCTAATGAAAACGGAGATTTAGGAGCAGCCGGGCGCACTAGTGAACAGGTACGTCTTCCCCTAATGGTCTGTCAGTGTTCAAGAGGGGACGATGATTTAtatttcatcttgaatggactGGTTTGAGTACCTTTCTGCTATATTTTGCCGACCGATATAGGAATAATTTTGTGACAAACTGCTTGATATAATACGTAAGCGGGCTTCACTGCAGTTAAAATTGAAAACTCATTATCTTTACAGATTATTTTGAAATGGAAATCTGAGCCACAGACGGTGCTTATTATTCAAAAACCAGGATCGGAGGATGCTCTAGATCTATGTGAGACAATAGTCAGGTTTGAAACCATTCAAATTTCCTGCAACAAAAGTGATATTGGCTTTTGGTGCATCATTGAATAAACTTAATGACTTCAAATTTCCTGCAAAAGAGAGTGCAACGTTCAGATGACGTTAGTATTTGGGTAAATTCCCACATCTTTGAATACTGGTAATGATAAACAAATCATAGACACATGCGCATTCCTTTTTGATTGTTAAATATTTAGTCCTTCAATTTTCTATTTGCTAGATGGTTAAACTTCGACAACAAGCGCATTTACGTGGAGCCAAGGGTCAAACAGAAGCTTATCGAGAAAAGTTGTTCCTTCAACGTTGTGAAAAGTTGGCAAGATGATGAGCCTGGGCAGACTCCTGACCTCCGGGGAAAGCATGAAAGAGGTACGATCCCTCTGTCTGGTAGCTACTAGTCGATGCAATTAACATGTTATAGCTTATAAATTGgattttctcttttactttttgagGGGATAAATATATATCATTTCTCTATTCTCTTATAGAGAACTTTTCAGCTAGAATGTTAGTCTCTTTTGCTGTGCTCTGCCTCAATTATTGGATACTACAAAGTTTTACTCCTTTTGGCAACCAAAAGTTCTACTTGAaatagcaaattttttttttttcgtttatgTGTTTGATCTCTCAACATAATGGGATTAGCGTTATATCATTTGAGACAATTATTTTAATGACTGTAGAATGCCAAATTAGACTATTACAAGTCTTCAACTTCAGAgcttttcaaattgatttctcatGTCAGTCATGATTTGATCATGCTGCCATTGTTGCTGACCTGTTCTGCTTGATTTTTGTctgaggaaaagagaaaaaagacatGCTCAAGGAAATTGACCTTGTGATCACTCTTGGTGGTGATGGAACTGTCTTATGGGTATGTGTGCTTTCCCAAGGCAATGCATTCATCATTTACTGTAGAATCAGTCACGACTCCTTATTTCCGCTATTCTTCCATGTCGAGTTACTGAGTGCAGCATCATAGCCAGACCTGAGTGCGATAGCCCTTGTTTTTCTTATATAAAGCAATCGCATAGTCATTTTTTGGATCATCCAAATACGTTTGACGAACTATATAGACatggattgattttattttttttttttggtacttttcttaTCCTGAAAACGAAAGGAGGAAATCATTCACTATGGAGTCTTTCTGCACCCTCTGGAATGCAAAAGAGAAATGTTGATGAACGGTATTTATATACTACTAGAAAGTTTCCAAGGATTTTATAGAATGCAAAAATGAAGATGTTGTTCATCTACTTTGTAAAACGGTAATCATtctgaatttccaaaaaaaactCTCAGACTTTTTGCCCTCCAAATCAGTGAAAGAATTGCAAGAAGGATAAAATTAATGTATACCTTATATCAAAATTATACTGTGTATGTAGGATAGCATTTTGGAGAAAAGTCCATTAGACCAATTTTGTGGGGTGGTACATTCCTCATCCTTACATATGAAAGCCTCCTCTACATCCACTGTTTTTCTGTATATAAAGTTCAACATAAAGTGTGCACACGCGCACTTGCGCGTGTAATTTGCTATATAGTATAATGTGCAGGCCCGAAAGGCTGGACTATTGATTTAGAGACTCCAAAAGTTGTGTCTATTCTCATTAAAGAAACTGAAAGCTATGCCTATTGCACTAACATCTATCATAAGCTAACAAAGTACTGTATTTGTTGCACTAAGAAAGGAAAGGTTATCCTAATAAGCAATTCAGCTACCATAGCAACTTGTATGACCAGGGAGTCAAAATCAACTCTTAGCAACACTGGTTCGTGAATCTATATACGTTATTGGCCTAACATTTCATGTCCTCTTTATGTTCTCTAAGAGCATAGTCCTTAAGTGCAATCTACACCACTTCACTGACACTTGAAACAGTGAATAGTCATCTATTAGTTCCATGAACGTATGCTTCCATGGTGGAATTGTACTGAGTTGTACTTCTGATGTTCCTATTGgatcttcatttgaatcttaaGTAAAAAATGGAGAGTGTATTTGTTTGCAGGCAGCATCATTGTTCCAAGGACCAGTGCCCCCTGTCGTCTCCTTTTCTTTAGGGTCCTTGGGCTTTATGACCCCTTTCAGTATCCTTTTccttatgaaattttttatgatattcttTTGGCATGAGATGAACAAAGCATGTGGTATAGCACAGATGCTATCAACTTAAAAATGGAAACTCTCTCACTCGTTGATGACTTGAAAAAGTGATCCTCAACCTACTCCAGGCAGGGAGAACTACGAAAAGACACTCAAATTGATTCTTAAAGATCCCTTCCCTATAACATTACGGCGTCGGTTGCAGTGTCACGTTGTCCGGCATTTGGCTGACAAAGGAAAGGCAGAAGAAGACGAaaatatattagttttaaaTGAAGTCACGATTGATCGGGGGCAGGGAGGGTACCTCACAAAGTTGCAGTGTGAGTGCGATGGCTCAGAGATCACTACGGTACAAGGGGACGGGCTAATCCTGTCAACTACATCTGGCAGCACTGCCTATTCATTAGCGGCTGGAGGTTCAATGGTCCATCCTCAGGTATCGTAAAACTCTCTCAGCATCAATCGctgtttaatatttaatatcaTTAGTCTATGAGCCGTTTCAGATTAAAAAGAAATCCACATCTGTGCTTTGCACAGGTTTACACGCACTTCTAATAGCTATCCATTGCAAATCATCCTTTTTCTACTGTAGAAATCAATTAGAAGATTGCTCTCggctttctcattttcttagACGCTTGTCTTGCAAGTCTGGGAGCTGTAGACTGGGGAAGCCGAAGGCTCTCTGAAAAACATAGACATTTGATTCTAGAAGATCGTGAGTTACTTGCGTATTGATTACAAGCTATCCACATATTAAGTACAAGCGTCTTCCATCaggaaagcatttttttttgaTCTGGCAAGTCTGCACTGTTGACTTTGCTGTGTCAATTTTCAGGTTCCCGGCATACTATTCACGCCAATATGTCCCCATTCCTTATCCTTTAGGCCTTTGATATTACCCGATCACGTCACTATTCAAGTAGAAGTGCCTTTAGGCAGCCGAGGTTCCGCATGGGTATCATTCGACGGCCAGAAACGGGAAGAATTGAAAGCCGAGGACAAGCTTATCTGCAGCATGGCTCAGTGGCCCGTCCTTACTGCTTGTCCGGATGGTTCCACTTCCACCCGGGACTTCTTGATTGGCATCCGGGAAGGCCTCCATTGGAATCTGAGGAAACCTCAGTTACCTGATGGTCCGCAAAAACAGTGAGTATTCTTTTCCCCTCCACCGTATGTTGTTTGGGTATTGGCCAACAAAATCAATATTGAAGCAGTAAGTTGTACACGATGTATTTCTTCGTATGTATGTATAAGACAGAATCCATTCGATTTCTAAAAAGGATTACAAATCCTTAACTTTTCGAGGAATCCTTCATCAGTGGTTGTGAatgactgatttttttttttttttcaatcttttcaacCTTGGTTCCGTAAGAGCTATGCTTGTGAGAAGGAGgataataaaatttttgaatttttattactaatatcagaaattgatttttttagtccAAATAAAACgaattgtatttttatttgttttagcaattttttctttatttgtttcatTATTGTAAATgtatttatcatcattttttttaattataaaaaaaaagttgtgtaGTGATCCTTGGACTATTAATGATATTGCTAACTTGGTGACCTTTCGGTCCATATTCAGAAGATGCCTtaataaacaaataagaaaGGCTTGAATGGTTTTCAAAGCTGTTGGGTCATATATGTTTACACCAGGAAATGACAAACTCTTTATGATCGTTATAGAGTTGGTTTGGTCGAATATGGATCTCGGTGATGAGATCGATATGGCTATCAAATGTGATGATAATTGACAGTTATATAATGTAGTTATTGATGATGATAAAACTCATCGATGACTAAGTTTAATGATCATCATTGAACATGAAATACAACTATCAATGCGATGGTGAATGGTTGATGAACATAttgatttgatgataaaatcaatatatggcCAATGTTATAGTAAATTTGGCTAAACGTTGGATGCAGGGAAATGAAGGAAGGAGACAAAGTGGAGATGCCAATCGAAGGCAAAAAAACCGATTGACGGTTGGGCCCAGTGGCACTTAAAGAATGGTACCCAGCTGCAAACGTGGGATAATGCGACCTAAAATTGTGGAATTGCGGTCGTAACTGCATATGGAGTATTAACTGCTTGTAGACAGTTATATTTAGCAGATTACAAAGGGTGGTGTGTATTATTATAGGGTGCTCGATCATCAAGCAAGTTGTTTTTCTATGTATTTTCAGTTGACCAATGTCTTTTAAATTTCTAGTATGTGTGgcctttttcctttaattttattGTTCTTCATTCTTGTCACGCAAATTCAATTCTTATCCGAGTCGCCGGTAAACGCATCTAACAAAAAGCCAAAGACCACAACTTTTTGCTGAGATGTTTTTCACGAGCTGGGTCAACACTTTAGCGAAACATTTAATTAGCACACCTAATGGGACCATTGTGGTTCGATTGGGGAAGTGCAAGGGAACGACAATACTGCCGAAGTCATTGCATTGCGGAATTGAGAGGGCTGTACATTATGAGTGAGAGAATTAACAAAAAAGCCTcaaacttattataattgtaccaatttagtcataacctttttttttaaaactagttcagtcctaaactttttacaattgtgtcaatttaatctattCGTCTAAATTTGGTGGCTGGCACTGAATAGAGAAGGTAACTTTAGGCGATGCAACACCAGTCCATGAATCTATATAGGTTATTTGTCTAAGATACCATGTCCTCTTTATTGGCTTTAAGCATCGTGTATGCCTCTACTTGGTCCTTAAAAGCATCTACCGCCATTTCCCCTTTAAATTAGCTCTTAGAGCAGTTCTCAGCGTTTAGCCTTGAGGAGAGCTGACCGGAAACAAAATTGGGAAACCCTGAGGAGCCGCCCGTAGCATCCATTCAGTTTGGACATTCTCGGTGTTTAACCATCCATCTTCCCATATGATGGACAAATTGTATGTTCTTATTGCTATTCAATGCAGGGATCTCATGGTGTGATCACTTCACTGAATATTCAGACCATGCATTTCTGTTTTTCATTTGTCAACTAAATGGACGCATGCATCCATGGTGATATTGTACTCAGTTGTACTTCTGATGTTcctattgaattttcatttgaatcttGAGAAGCAAATACAAGTTCTGTTTATTTACTTAAAGGACCAGTGCCCCATGTTGCCCCCTTTCCTTTTGGGTCCTTGGGCTATATGACCCCTTTCTGTATCCTTTGCTTTTCAATAGTTTTAAGAAGCCCATTTTGGCATCAAATGAACCAAATATGTGGAATGCACAAGATGCCATCAACTAAAAACCGATAACTCTGTCACTGGTTGATGACATGAAAAAGTGATCCTCAACATACTTCAGACAGTGAACGCTACAAAGAAGACTTGAATTCGATTCTTAAAGGTCCAATCAGCATAACATTACGGTATTGGTTGCAGTGTCACGTTGTCAGAGATTCGGCTAGAAATGAATATGAAAGAGAAGAACCAATACTTGTTTTAAATGAAGTCACAATTGATCGAGGAATGTCATCGTATTGCACAAATTTGGAGTGCTATCGTGATAACTCGTTTGTCACTTTGGTACAAGGGGATGGGCTAATCTTGTAAAGTACATTAGGCAGCACTGCCTATTCATTAGCAGCTGGAGGATCAATGGTCCATCCACAGGTATCACTAACCTCTCCTAGTATTGATTGTTTTTTACTATTTAATGTCATTAGTCGAATTAGTAATTTTTTCAGTGGAGGAATTTTACAAGTGCTTGATAATTATGAGAAGACAGAGCGGGTTTTTCTCCTTAACGTTGCAATTACAGGATTATATATTCTCATATGagtctaaattggtacacttgtgacaaatttatcccaaatttttttttaccaaaaaacctcaaactggtacacaaatttccaagaaaaattaaaatctacCCTCTgttaattttggttaaaaattattaaattaaataacacgtgacagttgacttATATAATTTTACAAACAAATATACCAGCTATtttaccggtttggggtttttatggtcgaataaattagtttggagtaaatttgtcataaatgtaataaatcatcattttttttctactatagcaatcaattaaaaaaattaaatctatTGCCCTTTGCTTttgtaatcatttttttctagTACATGCTTGCCTTCATTTTAGTACAAGCTTCAGAGCTGTAGATTTGCGAAGCCGAAGGCTCtctgaagaaaaatgaaaagaaatttgattcTAGATGATCTCGAGTAATTGCATATTAATTACAGTCTATCCACATATGACGTACAGGTATCCTCCATcagcaaaacaatttttttttcttggcaagTCAGCACTGCTGAATCTGCTCTGTCGATTTGCAGGTTCCTGGCATACTATTCACGCTGATTTGTGCTCATTCCTTATCCTTTAGGCCATTGATCTTACCCGAACACATCACTATTCGGGTGCAAGTACTTTTCAACAGCTGAAGTCAGGCGTGGGCATCATTCGACGGCAATGACAGGAAAAGTTAGGGtgcgtttctattttttttcccgaaaataatttttaaacagaaaaatatatttaataaatttatataatttttttatttcttttaattttttaatattttattttattttttttttttatttttatttttaatttttaatttttcttttttttctttcttccttttggttggtcACCGAccttggccaaagaaaaaagaagaaaaataagaaaaagtgtttttcaaaattgttcctgaaaataaaagaatagatttattgttctcaggaacaaaagtataaacaaatgcgtttctattcttttttttgttacctcgaaaaaaaaagaaaaatttgtattccaaagaacaaaaatacatttaaacaaacgcgcccttagcAACCGGGGGCGTACTCATCCATAGCATGGCTCCATGGCCCGTCCCTACTGCTTGTCAGGTTGATTCCACCAGAGACTTCTTGCATAGCATCCATGATAGCCTCACATTAATGCTAGCTACGTCATTGTGTTGTTCTTCAAACGGCCTCTTCATAGTTGAAACTATTTTAAGATTTGGCGTAATTTCTCTCAACTGCTCTAGTGTGAAATGCCTTGAGAGGTCAATATTCCCCAAATGGTTATCTTCCCTTTATCTTCTAGTTGTAGAAGATTCGGAATGCATGATCATATCTACTAGCTTTTGACAGTGGATTGTTGGGACCATAGCATCATCAGCCTCCCGTTAACTTCTGATCCTCACTACTGCAATTTACTCACGGAGGAAACAGGGGGAGAACCGCCTTGGGGTGAGAGACCTATGCTGTCCTCATATTCCCTTTATGTTGGGAAGACAAAGATAGATAGGGAATTAGGGGATTTCACGGTGGTGAATGTAGACACCATGTCAAAACTTTAGTTCTGGCTACTACCAGATAGGTAGGTATAGTAGCCTTCCGTGCTTGGAGTGAGTGATGGTGGGTTAAATGCCCACAGCTGGGTTGATAAGCCTTTTAGTACTGTCCTCAACCATAGGTTGACCTAGTTCCCCGGGTTGTAGAAGATTCGGAATGCATGGTCATATCTACTAGCTTTTGACAATGGATTGTTGGGACCATAGCATCATCAACCTCCCATTAACTTCTGATCCTCACTACTAAAATTTACTCGGATTAGAAAAAGGGTCCCATCGAGCATACCAAAAagtcgtgttttttttttttttttgctaaaggCATACCAAAAAGTTGTTTACAACTAAGGAATTGAAATCCAAGTTATGGTAGTTAAAGGTTGCGAGAAAAGTAAACTGTACTGAAAATTTAAAGTGCTGGAAATAtaaattaacataaaaattaaagttaaatgTAAATTGCAAGGACAGATGTATTATGTGATTGCTTGTTGTACAAAAGTTACTTACAAGCAGTTACTTATTTTGAATCTACAATATGAACTCCAAAcaagattttcaattatttcttcttatttACAAGATGTTACTCATTTTGAGATTATAGGCAAAACCACCTAGTGGAAGTGTCTTCCTCTTCGAGCTCCAACACTTAAGAAAATTGCCATAATTGGCTATTTATGACCCTCGTCAACTGATGAAGGCTTTCGTCCATGATCTGTTCGCTACATGTTGTCGATTTCCTTCACTACCGACGAGCATGTAGCTTGCCGATTATCTTGTTTACTGGACTTCTACTTTGACCAAGTTTTGCTCACAGCTATTGAGTTTGCAGCTCGGCTAGTTCAAGAGTTGGTCATTTTTTGGTGCTAATAATTATAATGTAAATTCATATTCATCTTATGACATGTCCATCACCAACCAAAAAACGAATAGATTcgaatttcatagaaaataaactCATTTATCCATGAGTTATTTCAATGATGATTGCTTTGGCGCATGTTTTTGACCAAATGATTTGATAGCTATATTTGTCAAACAACgtaaaaattattaagaaaatcttaaatttattatatggcggtaaattcaatcataaattttttaattataccaaCTTAGTCATGaatgataatttgtcaattaagtACTAACTTTTTCAATAACATCAATTTGATCTCAAACCttttaatgaaatattaatGTAATCATTCTAACTTATTTTGACTAGAAACCGCTGACATGGTGGTTTAGCAGTGCTAACTATTCCATGTAGTGATGCCGGCgctaatgtaaataattttaaaactcTCAAATTTTTTGCTGAAAGTTTtattggttttttattttttgattcttttttaatctttttcgaTGGGTTGGCGGCCCAGGCGAGGGCGGCGAAATTTGGATACGAACGGTGACGACCGGCAAACTATCTCATTAATTTCTTTAGGGCATCTTTGCTGATGAAGTTGTGGGACATCTCTAAGGAAATAAAACGCGGGATAAACCTAGAAA of the Eucalyptus grandis isolate ANBG69807.140 chromosome 10, ASM1654582v1, whole genome shotgun sequence genome contains:
- the LOC104421503 gene encoding NAD(H) kinase 1, with amino-acid sequence MAREPMGERDIVFSSPSSKGILQFKILLRTDSPFIPPVATPCSKDKKKKKKKEKKHGNRRLLQLLTVTPRSSPSLHLRRHHASPPPTRLRLCLSTAHAAPSLSSLPLPRCTLHSGRGHLLRSATFASPGGGGGFINGNGNSGGGGGGDDGGADGTGGRNGKEVLMVLAEAGRQLESARKDLAAAIEAGRIPGSVVSRSPFFRWLMQLGGLKERLLADGLFPAKIAVEGGVAIFTEDDASGSPSRTENSLIDSASGTVAKPSTQAAEEEAPAQAEAAEQFEQQGEISGGKHVHSESQQNLDDQNDSRYQTNERKLRFNAIPSSGESDSAQGAIQNQMMEKIELTWKSKGKDNLPNENGDLGAAGRTSEQIILKWKSEPQTVLIIQKPGSEDALDLCETIVRWLNFDNKRIYVEPRVKQKLIEKSCSFNVVKSWQDDEPGQTPDLRGKHEREKKDMLKEIDLVITLGGDGTVLWAASLFQGPVPPVVSFSLGSLGFMTPFSRENYEKTLKLILKDPFPITLRRRLQCHVVRHLADKGKAEEDENILVLNEVTIDRGQGGYLTKLQCECDGSEITTVQGDGLILSTTSGSTAYSLAAGGSMVHPQVPGILFTPICPHSLSFRPLILPDHVTIQVEVPLGSRGSAWVSFDGQKREELKAEDKLICSMAQWPVLTACPDGSTSTRDFLIGIREGLHWNLRKPQLPDGPQKQEMKEGDKVEMPIEGKKTD